The proteins below are encoded in one region of Rhododendron vialii isolate Sample 1 chromosome 7a, ASM3025357v1:
- the LOC131332190 gene encoding uncharacterized protein LOC131332190, translating to MEGGGKGSGVVPEAVMEAVKRTTHNMSEFKSQFVEFLSLCDPDVLADLPPLQRAKSLLLLAKATTTLFTLRLRCNGIHPDDHAVKSEIERLSLYQDKLERFIDLSKAPLRPSTTLNYQAATRFIEHSLPDLTRDQRQSMRDISKGEGPKMKYLERSVHKKRKCQSSEKQSVRAATQEFLEKAARELLGDNRTGIKGPLQPNTSYEHDQSSD from the exons atggagggagGTGGGAAGGGAAGTGGAGTAGTGCCAGAAGCAGTAATGGAAGCAGTGAAGAGAACAACTCACAACATGTCAGAATTCAAGTCCCAATTCGTTGAGTTCTTGTCTCTCTGCGACCCCGACGTGCTCGCTGATTTGCCGCCTTTACAACGGGCCAAGTCTCTCCTTCTGCTCGCCAAGGCCACTACAACCCTTTTCACTt TGAGGTTGAGGTGCAATGGAATTCACCCAGATGACCATGCCGTGAAGTCAGAGATT GAGAGATTAAGCTTGTACCAAGACAAGCTGGAGCGGTTCATCGATTTGAGTAAAG CACCGCTTAGACCTTCCACTACCTTGAATTACCAGGCTGCAACACGTTTCATTGAGCATTCATTGCCCGATCTTACCAGAG ATCAGAGGCAGAGTATGAGGGATATAAGTAAAGGTGAGGGGCCAAAGATGAAGTATCTGGAGAGAAGTGTCCATAAGAAGAGGAAATGTCAGTCATCTGAAAAGCAATCTGTTCGAGCTGCTACCCAAGAATTTCTTGAGAAAGCAGCCCGTGAGCTTCTTGGTGACAATAGAACTGGTATTAAAGGACCTTTGCAGCCCAATACTTCATATGAACATGACCAATCGTCGGATTGA